The Medicago truncatula cultivar Jemalong A17 chromosome 4, MtrunA17r5.0-ANR, whole genome shotgun sequence genome includes a region encoding these proteins:
- the LOC112421217 gene encoding uncharacterized protein gives MAYVHVITALLFALVLVRIDLSACEILQGKVSCVDCTHSYDLSDIKVTVKCEGVKNLAMTTTEEDGSFKVNLPSDNTKTSMNCLAKLLGGPIQLYAKKQNQVSQVIKGKEENSYIISTPLSFLISCPQNTNCKATKPIGSSKTIDLPLPPEWGLAPSSYYVPFVPIIGIP, from the exons ATGGCATATGTTCATGTTATCACAGCTCTTCTCTTTGCATTAGTTTTAGTTAGAATTGACCTATCAGCATGTGAAATTCTTCAGGGTAAAGTCTCATGTGTTGACTGCACTCATAGCTATGATTTATCTG ATATTAAGGTCACAGTGAAATGTGAAGGTGTTAAAAACCTAGCTATGACAACTACAGAAGAAGATGGCTCCTTCAAGGTTAACCTTCCCTCAGACAACACAAAAACTTCAATGAACTGTTTGGCAAAACTTCTTGGTGGACCAATTCAGCTTTATGCCAAAAAGCAAAACCAAGTTTCACAAGTTAttaaaggaaaagaagaaaacagCTACATAATTTCAACTCCTCTTAGTTTCTTGATATCATGCCCCCAAAACACAAATTGTAAGGCTACAAAACCTATTGGTTCATCCAAAACTATTGATCTTCCTTTGCCTCCAGAATGGGGTTTGGCACCTAGTAGCTATTATGTACCTTTTGTTCCTATCATTGGAATACCTTAA